One Alicyclobacillus vulcanalis genomic region harbors:
- a CDS encoding MFS transporter yields the protein MDVGRSPVPYLQAARALRSVGQGVAIVDMALYLKEIGWRATAIGGVMSAAGVAGALLILVVGVASDRVGRKPFLFAYECMTCLAAFVVAVSRNPVALAAAIIATGFGRGQNGAAGPFTPAEQAWMAQSVGRDRRSRVFSINTAIGFFGMALGCVLGGLDRMWRHALPGAAAFRPLFTGIALLSLLCACVVWLAPGGGRTRAEQREGGKRSDNADQSGAVAPGEALDGTSKRREENRNIAKFAFVNLLNGLGVGFVGPMMSYWFAVRFGATSAQIGGTMALSFVVTGLSAILSGYLADRVGMVRSVVWLRLLGVALMVVLPLMPTFALASAVYAVRGALSRGTQGVRSALGSSFTGDERRGFSLSMNSFFTRVASAVGPTVSGWLLDAGSFALPFFFAGALQLASTVLYGLFFRSFDGGPGRRR from the coding sequence ATGGACGTCGGACGTTCGCCCGTGCCGTATCTGCAGGCGGCGCGGGCGCTGCGCAGCGTCGGACAGGGCGTCGCGATCGTCGATATGGCGCTCTACCTGAAGGAAATTGGGTGGCGCGCGACGGCCATCGGCGGCGTCATGTCGGCCGCGGGCGTTGCGGGTGCTCTGCTCATTCTGGTGGTGGGCGTGGCCTCGGACCGCGTCGGGCGCAAGCCCTTCCTCTTCGCATACGAATGCATGACGTGTTTGGCTGCTTTTGTGGTGGCCGTGAGTCGCAATCCGGTCGCTCTGGCGGCGGCCATTATCGCCACGGGATTTGGGAGAGGGCAAAATGGCGCCGCCGGGCCCTTCACGCCCGCCGAACAGGCGTGGATGGCGCAGAGCGTCGGGCGGGATCGCAGGAGTCGGGTATTCAGCATCAATACGGCCATCGGCTTTTTCGGCATGGCCCTGGGCTGTGTGCTGGGCGGATTGGATCGCATGTGGCGGCACGCGTTGCCTGGTGCGGCTGCCTTTCGCCCGCTGTTTACCGGCATCGCGCTGTTATCCCTGCTGTGCGCGTGTGTGGTGTGGCTGGCGCCAGGGGGCGGCCGCACGCGGGCGGAGCAGAGAGAGGGCGGAAAGCGGAGTGACAACGCCGACCAAAGCGGCGCGGTGGCGCCAGGGGAAGCGCTCGACGGCACATCCAAGCGGCGCGAGGAAAACCGAAACATCGCGAAGTTCGCCTTTGTGAACTTGTTGAACGGGCTTGGCGTCGGCTTTGTCGGCCCGATGATGTCGTATTGGTTTGCCGTCCGGTTTGGCGCGACGAGCGCGCAAATCGGAGGAACCATGGCTTTATCCTTCGTGGTCACCGGGCTGTCCGCCATCCTTTCTGGATATTTGGCCGATCGCGTCGGCATGGTGCGCTCGGTGGTGTGGCTTCGCCTGCTGGGCGTCGCGCTGATGGTCGTGCTGCCGCTCATGCCCACGTTTGCCCTGGCGTCCGCTGTCTATGCCGTCCGCGGCGCCTTGAGTCGCGGCACGCAGGGCGTGCGATCCGCCCTGGGGTCAAGCTTCACAGGGGACGAGCGGCGTGGGTTCTCGCTCAGCATGAACTCGTTTTTTACACGCGTCGCATCGGCCGTCGGGCCCACGGTGTCGGGTTGGCTGCTGGATGCGGGCAGCTTCGCGTTGCCCTTTTTCTTTGCCGGTGCCCTGCAGCTCGCGTCGACCGTCCTGTACGGCCTATTCTTCCGATCCTTTGACGGCGGCCCAGGTCGGCGAAGGTGA
- a CDS encoding DUF1722 domain-containing protein, producing MKTSVQERGRVVGATLGLFYQGCEALWRDTKYAVMARNYAYVKELSSSLRLARADESALRAWLYRLKCIEREPTTLSALRNTAYHLLGYWKDRMAPADRRRLAAQVLDDPAGVISELGERVLREGPSYLATSYVFRDEPWRETLFRYQGRVYRMDVDAEQALAKGDPSMLLVRIYGVEETSETRSNGDRPG from the coding sequence ATGAAGACTTCCGTGCAAGAGCGGGGGAGAGTCGTGGGCGCGACCCTAGGGCTATTCTACCAAGGCTGCGAGGCGCTGTGGCGCGACACCAAGTACGCCGTCATGGCACGCAATTACGCGTATGTCAAGGAGCTGTCTTCCTCGCTGCGCCTAGCTCGAGCGGACGAGAGTGCGCTTCGCGCGTGGCTGTACAGGCTCAAGTGCATCGAGCGAGAGCCGACGACGTTGTCTGCCCTTCGCAATACCGCGTACCACCTCCTGGGGTACTGGAAGGACCGCATGGCGCCGGCGGATCGCAGGCGGCTTGCGGCACAGGTTCTTGACGATCCGGCAGGCGTCATTTCAGAGCTTGGCGAGCGCGTGCTGCGCGAGGGGCCATCGTACCTTGCGACATCTTATGTGTTTCGCGATGAGCCGTGGCGCGAAACGCTGTTTCGATATCAGGGCCGCGTGTACCGCATGGACGTGGATGCGGAACAGGCGCTTGCGAAGGGCGATCCATCGATGCTTCTGGTGCGTATCTATGGGGTGGAAGAGACAAGCGAGACGCGTTCAAACGGGGACAGGCCCGGCTAG
- a CDS encoding Rrf2 family transcriptional regulator, which produces MNLTLFTDYALRVLIYAANQPQGRLVQVDEIARVYGISRNHLTKAVHRLGQAGYLETVRGRGGGMRLALPAEEIRIGEVVRAMEDDFAVVGCFADASCVLLPGCRLRRALGEAVDAFLETLNRYTLAEVALMAAPAFRER; this is translated from the coding sequence TTGAACTTGACGCTGTTCACGGATTACGCCCTGCGCGTCTTGATTTATGCGGCGAATCAGCCGCAGGGCAGGCTCGTGCAGGTAGACGAGATCGCGCGCGTGTACGGCATTTCGCGCAACCACCTGACCAAGGCGGTGCATCGCCTGGGACAGGCGGGCTACTTGGAGACGGTTCGAGGCCGTGGCGGAGGCATGCGCTTGGCTTTGCCGGCTGAGGAGATTCGCATTGGCGAGGTCGTGCGGGCCATGGAGGACGATTTTGCCGTAGTCGGCTGCTTCGCGGACGCCAGCTGCGTGCTTCTGCCCGGATGTCGGCTGAGGCGGGCGCTCGGCGAAGCCGTGGACGCGTTTCTGGAGACGTTAAATCGCTATACGCTCGCGGAGGTCGCGTTGATGGCTGCGCCGGCGTTTCGGGAACGCTAA
- a CDS encoding peroxiredoxin codes for MSMSEVHTLPRLNEPAPDFEANTTHGKLKLSDLRGKWVVLFSHPADFTPVCSTEFGAFARRHEEFEKRNVQLIGLSIDSVQSHLAWVHDLEKAFGVKIPFPVIADLDMKVANLYGMIHPAANNTSTVRTVFFIDDKGILRAMIYYPMNVGRNISEILRVIDALQTADKNGVSCPADWQPGDPVVVPAPATLDAIESEEEAAAKGLEYKTWYLRMKKV; via the coding sequence ATGAGCATGTCCGAAGTGCACACGCTGCCCCGTCTCAACGAGCCTGCGCCCGATTTCGAGGCCAACACGACGCACGGGAAACTCAAGCTGAGCGACCTGCGCGGAAAGTGGGTGGTGCTGTTCTCGCATCCCGCCGATTTCACGCCCGTCTGCTCGACGGAGTTCGGCGCTTTTGCCCGCCGCCACGAAGAGTTCGAGAAGCGCAACGTCCAGCTGATTGGCCTGTCCATCGACAGCGTCCAATCCCACCTCGCCTGGGTGCATGACCTGGAGAAGGCGTTCGGTGTGAAGATCCCGTTCCCCGTGATCGCCGATCTCGACATGAAAGTCGCCAACCTGTATGGCATGATTCACCCTGCGGCCAACAACACCTCGACGGTGCGCACCGTGTTCTTCATCGACGACAAGGGCATTCTGCGCGCCATGATCTACTACCCGATGAACGTCGGCCGCAACATCTCGGAGATCCTGCGGGTCATCGACGCGCTGCAGACCGCTGACAAGAACGGCGTGTCCTGCCCGGCAGACTGGCAGCCGGGAGATCCGGTGGTGGTGCCGGCGCCGGCAACGCTCGATGCCATCGAGAGCGAGGAAGAGGCGGCGGCCAAGGGGCTCGAGTACAAGACCTGGTATCTGCGCATGAAGAAAGTTTGA
- a CDS encoding ABC transporter permease subunit, with protein sequence MSRNLRTSALYAAGLVAVAYALWPMIRLAVDAPPGAVMSAWEQPELLRAAATTLVSAAISTSLSTALGVPAAYLLVRSRFPGKWLVETLLVLPLVLPPIVGGVALMDVFGPYTTLGGFLAAHHLPLTLSVAGIVLSQWYVTSPFLVFTSRAGFAEVPRDLHEAFRLEGADGWTTFWRLYVPLAARSITAGVALTFARAMGEFGATMLMAYHPYSLPIYVWVQFMSGGVTSMVPVAAGVVIALAILVAAARWIGLRWMKAGA encoded by the coding sequence ATGTCGCGGAATCTGAGGACGTCTGCGCTGTACGCCGCGGGTCTTGTCGCCGTGGCGTACGCGCTCTGGCCGATGATCCGGCTGGCTGTGGACGCGCCGCCCGGCGCGGTGATGTCGGCATGGGAGCAACCGGAGCTTTTGCGCGCTGCCGCCACGACGCTCGTGAGCGCCGCCATCTCGACGTCTCTGTCCACGGCGCTGGGCGTGCCCGCGGCGTATCTGCTCGTCAGGTCCCGCTTCCCCGGCAAGTGGTTGGTGGAGACGTTGCTCGTCCTGCCACTCGTGCTGCCGCCCATCGTGGGCGGCGTGGCCTTAATGGACGTCTTTGGGCCGTACACGACCCTCGGGGGCTTCTTGGCCGCTCACCACCTGCCGCTTACGTTGTCCGTGGCAGGCATCGTGTTGTCCCAATGGTACGTCACGAGCCCGTTTCTCGTGTTCACGTCCCGCGCGGGCTTCGCCGAGGTTCCCCGAGACCTGCACGAAGCCTTTCGGCTTGAAGGCGCAGACGGCTGGACAACCTTCTGGCGCCTGTACGTCCCGCTCGCGGCTCGGTCGATCACGGCTGGGGTCGCTCTCACCTTCGCACGTGCGATGGGCGAATTTGGCGCGACCATGCTGATGGCGTACCATCCGTACAGCCTGCCGATCTACGTCTGGGTCCAGTTCATGTCGGGCGGCGTGACCAGCATGGTGCCGGTCGCAGCCGGTGTCGTGATCGCCCTGGCCATCCTCGTGGCCGCCGCTCGATGGATTGGCTTGAGATGGATGAAGGCAGGCGCATAG
- a CDS encoding extracellular solute-binding protein has translation MRNTLSKHWKRASLGGLMVGLVAVATGCGQPAQHSSNSTGAASTTAARPVPLSVLYAGSMTHVMEDVIRPNVDRALNVNFQGEGAGSAELAHMITSKLANPDVFISASPSVDVNDLMGPSNGNAARWYATLATDELVIAYSPKSKEVKEFQQAAQGKIPWYQVLEMPGVRFGRTDPKLDPKGVNTILMMKLAEAYYHQPDLEKRILGSDENPAQVFPEEDLIAQLTSGQMDAVIAYKHEAIEWHVPYITLPAAINLGDPALAKDYAKVSWTPSGGGKTIKGAPILFTITVLTHAPHPQQAAAFVRYMTVGEGHQILMRDGFTPTPIKFYGDVQSVPASLRSIAVR, from the coding sequence ATGAGAAACACGTTGAGCAAGCATTGGAAGCGCGCGAGCTTAGGCGGATTGATGGTGGGCCTTGTGGCCGTCGCCACGGGCTGCGGACAGCCCGCGCAACATTCATCCAACTCAACCGGCGCGGCTTCGACGACCGCGGCGCGCCCGGTGCCGCTCTCGGTGCTGTATGCGGGCTCCATGACGCACGTCATGGAAGATGTCATCCGGCCCAACGTGGACCGGGCCCTCAACGTGAATTTCCAGGGCGAAGGGGCCGGATCGGCGGAACTCGCGCACATGATCACGTCCAAACTCGCCAACCCGGACGTTTTCATCAGCGCCTCTCCGTCGGTCGATGTGAACGATCTCATGGGACCCTCCAACGGCAATGCGGCCCGCTGGTACGCCACGCTCGCGACGGATGAGCTGGTGATCGCCTACTCGCCGAAGAGCAAAGAGGTCAAGGAATTTCAGCAGGCGGCGCAAGGAAAGATCCCGTGGTACCAAGTTCTAGAGATGCCGGGCGTTCGCTTTGGACGGACGGATCCGAAGCTGGACCCGAAAGGCGTCAATACGATTCTCATGATGAAACTGGCGGAGGCGTACTACCATCAGCCCGACCTGGAGAAGCGGATCCTCGGCAGCGACGAAAACCCGGCCCAGGTCTTCCCGGAAGAGGATTTGATCGCGCAGCTCACCAGCGGACAAATGGATGCCGTGATCGCCTATAAACATGAGGCCATAGAGTGGCACGTGCCGTACATCACGCTGCCTGCCGCCATCAACCTGGGCGATCCGGCGCTCGCGAAGGACTATGCGAAGGTGTCGTGGACGCCCTCTGGCGGCGGCAAGACGATCAAGGGCGCGCCGATCCTCTTCACCATCACGGTGCTCACGCACGCCCCGCACCCGCAGCAAGCAGCCGCCTTCGTGCGCTACATGACGGTGGGTGAAGGTCATCAGATTCTGATGCGCGACGGATTCACGCCAACGCCCATCAAGTTCTATGGAGACGTGCAAAGCGTGCCTGCGAGCCTGCGCTCGATCGCTGTGCGGTGA
- a CDS encoding substrate-binding domain-containing protein yields the protein MRMKFPNAVRPLRELAGLTRSELARRAGITPQALGLIEQGRVSPSTHVALRLAKALGTTVESLFDPEQNATAHPGTGVFGLERVALAEIAGARVARSLEDSAQPVPADGLRGEGERIDWVAPVGPEMARVFLSGCDPALSLLAAWVNRRCRECEAIHFLATNQSALAELERGTTHIASFHGTLEDIQAHASGKSWIIVPLAASRIGWVVPRHNPKRWMVDAGFREGRPRLVNRPRGAGARALVDEALRSEGVSPDEVPGYTLEAKTHQEVVRAVMFGGADVGVAHEAAVTEEVTFLPIRDEVTWLIIPRAHAEQPGVQRILDVLQSDRFRRDLAAYGPYDVVATGKMDHHLKQLT from the coding sequence ATGCGCATGAAGTTCCCGAATGCTGTGCGCCCCTTGCGGGAGTTGGCAGGCCTCACCAGGTCTGAACTCGCTCGGCGTGCAGGGATCACCCCCCAAGCATTGGGCCTCATTGAACAGGGCAGAGTGAGTCCGTCGACGCATGTCGCTTTGCGCCTGGCGAAAGCGCTGGGTACTACGGTGGAGTCGCTCTTTGATCCGGAGCAAAATGCGACTGCCCACCCTGGTACGGGTGTCTTCGGCTTGGAGCGAGTGGCACTCGCGGAAATTGCGGGCGCTCGCGTGGCGAGATCGCTCGAGGACTCGGCTCAACCTGTTCCTGCCGACGGCCTGCGCGGCGAGGGCGAACGCATCGATTGGGTCGCGCCTGTCGGCCCGGAGATGGCGCGCGTCTTCTTGTCGGGGTGCGATCCGGCGCTCTCGTTGCTGGCCGCCTGGGTCAATCGCCGTTGCCGCGAATGCGAAGCCATTCACTTCCTCGCCACCAACCAGAGCGCTTTAGCGGAGCTTGAGCGCGGCACGACCCACATCGCCAGTTTTCACGGGACGCTCGAGGACATCCAGGCGCATGCGTCCGGAAAATCGTGGATCATCGTGCCGTTGGCCGCTTCGCGCATCGGATGGGTGGTGCCGCGCCACAATCCAAAGCGCTGGATGGTCGATGCAGGATTTCGCGAAGGCCGCCCCCGCCTCGTCAATCGCCCGCGCGGTGCCGGGGCACGCGCGCTTGTGGACGAGGCGCTGCGCAGCGAGGGGGTCTCTCCGGACGAAGTCCCGGGCTACACTCTGGAAGCCAAAACGCATCAGGAGGTGGTCCGCGCCGTGATGTTTGGCGGCGCGGACGTGGGCGTTGCCCACGAAGCCGCCGTGACCGAGGAAGTCACCTTTCTTCCCATTCGCGACGAGGTCACGTGGCTCATCATCCCGCGCGCACATGCCGAACAACCTGGTGTTCAACGGATTTTGGACGTGCTTCAGTCGGATCGGTTTCGCAGGGATTTGGCGGCGTACGGACCCTACGACGTGGTCGCGACAGGAAAGATGGATCACCATCTCAAACAGCTCACCTAG